Proteins from a single region of Nocardioides anomalus:
- the mtrA gene encoding MtrAB system response regulator MtrA, whose amino-acid sequence MAEQPVPVVDLATQGRVLVVDDDASLAEMLSIVLRQEGFDARVVTRGDLALAAFHEFKPDVVLLDLMLPGKDGIDVCREIRAESGVPIVMLTARGDTVDVVVGLESGADDYVVKPFKPKELVARIRARVRRNDRGAQESLSIGDIVIDVAGHAVSRDGEPINLTPLEFDLLVCLARKPWQVFTREVLLEQVWGYRHAADTRLVNVHVQRLRSKVEHDPESPEIVVTVRGVGYKAGTG is encoded by the coding sequence ATGGCTGAGCAGCCGGTGCCCGTCGTGGACCTCGCGACCCAGGGGCGCGTCCTCGTGGTCGACGACGACGCCTCGTTGGCCGAGATGCTCTCGATCGTGCTGCGCCAGGAGGGCTTCGACGCCCGTGTGGTCACCCGCGGCGACCTGGCGCTGGCGGCGTTCCACGAGTTCAAGCCCGATGTCGTCCTGCTCGACCTGATGCTGCCCGGCAAGGACGGCATCGACGTGTGCCGGGAGATCCGGGCCGAGTCCGGGGTGCCCATCGTCATGCTCACCGCCCGCGGCGACACCGTCGACGTGGTGGTCGGGCTGGAGTCGGGCGCCGACGACTACGTGGTCAAGCCGTTCAAGCCCAAGGAGCTGGTCGCGCGGATCCGGGCGCGCGTACGCCGCAACGACCGCGGCGCGCAGGAGTCGCTGAGCATCGGCGACATCGTCATCGACGTGGCCGGCCACGCGGTGAGCCGCGACGGCGAGCCGATCAACCTCACGCCCCTGGAGTTCGACCTGCTCGTGTGCCTGGCCCGCAAGCCGTGGCAGGTCTTCACCCGTGAGGTGCTGCTGGAGCAGGTCTGGGGCTACCGCCACGCCGCCGACACCCGGCTGGTCAACGTGCACGTGCAGCGGCTGCGCTCCAAGGTCGAGCACGACCCGGAGAGCCCGGAGATCGTGGTGACCGTGCGCGGCGTCGGCTACAAGGCCGGCACGGGCTGA
- a CDS encoding response regulator — protein sequence MAESKHGEPEPIRVLVVDDQELFRRGLTMLLAAEPGVEVVGEAGDGLEGTSLAATAAPDVVLLDIRMPKRSGIEACLAIKEAVPSAKIIILTVSDEEADLYEAVKSGASGYLLKDSSIEEVAQAIRVVADGQSLISPSMAVKLIDEFKQMSRPEREHVPGLRLTDRELEVLRLVAKGMNNREIARDLFISENTVKNHVRNILEKLQLHSRMEAVMYAVKEKLLDLP from the coding sequence GTGGCGGAGAGCAAGCACGGGGAACCGGAGCCGATCCGGGTGCTGGTCGTCGACGACCAGGAACTGTTCCGACGCGGCCTGACGATGCTCCTGGCCGCTGAGCCGGGCGTCGAGGTCGTGGGTGAGGCGGGCGACGGGCTCGAGGGGACCAGCCTGGCCGCGACGGCGGCGCCGGACGTGGTGCTGCTCGACATCCGGATGCCCAAGCGCTCCGGGATCGAGGCCTGCCTGGCCATCAAGGAGGCCGTGCCGTCGGCCAAGATCATCATCCTCACCGTCTCCGACGAGGAGGCCGACCTCTACGAGGCGGTCAAGAGCGGGGCGTCGGGCTACCTGCTCAAGGACTCCTCCATCGAGGAGGTCGCGCAGGCGATCCGGGTCGTCGCCGACGGCCAGTCGCTGATCAGCCCGTCGATGGCGGTCAAGCTCATCGACGAGTTCAAGCAGATGTCGCGCCCCGAGCGCGAGCACGTGCCCGGCCTGCGGCTGACCGACCGCGAGCTCGAGGTGCTGCGCCTGGTGGCCAAGGGCATGAACAACCGCGAGATCGCCCGCGACCTGTTCATCTCCGAGAACACCGTGAAGAACCACGTCCGCAACATCCTGGAGAAGCTCCAGCTGCACTCGCGGATGGAGGCGGTCATGTACGCCGTCAAGGAGAAGCTCCTCGACCTGCCCTGA
- a CDS encoding ComF family protein translates to MTRPPATLLDGALDLLLGGVCVGCAAPGRSLCPACAADLPTAAAPAWPTPVPGGLVEPWAAAAYAGTVRDMVLGLKERHLEGLAVPLARLLAAAVAGELPRGSPLVLVPVPSRPRTVRARGHDPTHALTRRAARLLDHPDQRVVVRRLLRQTGRVADQSGLDATARAANLAGSMRVRARAVDRLLRRWTEVRVVVCDDVLTTGSTAREAQRALEATGLDVVRIAVVAATQRWSAAASGAAA, encoded by the coding sequence ATGACCCGACCACCCGCCACCCTCCTCGACGGCGCCCTCGACCTCCTGCTCGGCGGCGTCTGCGTCGGCTGCGCCGCCCCCGGCCGGTCGCTGTGCCCGGCCTGTGCCGCCGACCTGCCCACCGCCGCCGCCCCCGCCTGGCCCACCCCCGTCCCCGGCGGTCTCGTCGAGCCGTGGGCCGCCGCGGCCTACGCCGGCACCGTCCGCGACATGGTGCTCGGCCTCAAGGAGCGCCACCTGGAGGGCCTCGCCGTCCCCCTCGCCCGCCTCCTCGCCGCCGCCGTCGCCGGCGAGCTGCCCCGCGGCAGCCCGCTCGTCCTCGTCCCCGTGCCGTCGCGCCCCCGCACCGTCCGCGCCCGCGGCCACGACCCCACCCACGCCCTGACCCGCCGAGCCGCCCGCCTCCTCGACCACCCCGACCAACGCGTCGTCGTGCGCAGGCTCCTGCGCCAGACCGGCCGCGTCGCCGACCAGTCCGGCCTCGACGCCACCGCCCGCGCGGCCAACCTGGCCGGGTCCATGCGGGTGCGCGCCCGCGCCGTCGACCGCCTCCTGCGCCGGTGGACGGAGGTGCGGGTCGTCGTGTGCGACGACGTGCTCACCACCGGCTCGACCGCCCGCGAGGCCCAACGCGCCCTCGAGGCCACCGGCCTCGACGTCGTCCGCATCGCCGTCGTCGCCGCTACCCAGCGGTGGTCGGCGGCCGCGTCCGGGGCGGCGGCCTGA
- the mtrB gene encoding MtrAB system histidine kinase MtrB, which yields MLRARAPRSFPGALRRGLTFWRRSIQARVVASTVVLCALVIATMGWLLLQQIRDGLLDRRVDAVTHEVAGEIVEVDDLLSQASGQEDASVQRGDIVDVILDRASTRGYGVVVAGPAGEGVRIAQGGTSSSGDYDLASVPVSLEDHFQTIGAARAWTYADLGTLDDQGDVVRHEPGIVVGSQISLPADGATYTVYFLFPLEEQQSTMDLVTRALLTAGGLLLVLVAGVTWLVTRQVVTPVRMAREVAERLAAGRLQERLRVSGEDDVARLATSFNQMASNLQRQIRQLEELSRVQRRFVSDVSHELRTPLTTVRMAGDVLHDARRDFDPVTARAAELLQMELDRFETLLADLLEISRFDAGAAVLDLDDVNLVDVAHRVVDSTRPLAEQHDVRLRVLAPDHPCLAEADVRRVERVVRNLVTNAIDHAHVGGVDRRVGTADVVIHVAGDEQAAAIAVRDYGVGLAPGESAMVFNRFWRADPARARTSGGTGLGLSISMEDTHLHGGWLQAWGRPGEGSQFRLTLPRHVRHPLRQSPLPLVPEDAPEPVR from the coding sequence GTGCTCCGCGCGCGTGCGCCCCGCAGCTTCCCCGGCGCCCTGCGCCGCGGGCTGACGTTCTGGCGCCGCTCGATCCAGGCCCGGGTGGTCGCGAGCACCGTGGTGCTGTGCGCGCTGGTCATCGCCACCATGGGCTGGCTGTTGCTGCAGCAGATCCGCGACGGCCTGCTCGACCGGCGGGTGGACGCGGTGACCCACGAGGTCGCGGGCGAGATCGTCGAGGTCGACGACCTGCTGTCCCAGGCCTCGGGCCAGGAGGACGCGTCGGTCCAGCGCGGCGACATCGTCGACGTGATCCTGGACCGGGCCTCGACGCGCGGGTACGGCGTGGTCGTGGCCGGCCCGGCCGGCGAGGGGGTGCGCATCGCCCAGGGCGGCACGTCGTCCAGCGGCGACTACGACCTGGCCAGCGTCCCGGTCTCGCTGGAGGACCACTTCCAGACCATCGGTGCGGCCCGGGCGTGGACCTACGCCGACCTCGGGACGCTCGACGACCAGGGCGACGTGGTGCGCCACGAGCCCGGGATCGTGGTGGGCTCGCAGATCTCGCTGCCGGCCGACGGCGCGACGTACACGGTCTACTTCCTGTTCCCGCTCGAGGAGCAGCAGAGCACGATGGACCTGGTCACCCGGGCTCTGCTCACCGCGGGCGGGCTGCTGCTGGTCCTGGTGGCCGGGGTGACCTGGCTGGTGACCCGGCAGGTGGTGACACCGGTGCGGATGGCCCGCGAGGTGGCCGAGCGGCTGGCGGCCGGTCGGCTCCAGGAGCGGCTGCGGGTCTCCGGTGAGGACGACGTGGCGCGGCTCGCGACGTCGTTCAACCAGATGGCCTCCAACCTGCAGCGCCAGATCCGGCAGCTGGAGGAGCTGAGCCGGGTGCAGCGCCGCTTCGTCTCCGACGTCTCCCACGAGCTGCGCACGCCGCTGACCACGGTGCGGATGGCCGGCGACGTGCTGCACGACGCCCGGCGCGACTTCGACCCGGTCACCGCGCGCGCGGCCGAGCTGCTGCAGATGGAGCTCGACCGGTTCGAGACGCTGCTGGCCGACCTGCTCGAGATCAGCCGGTTCGACGCCGGCGCCGCCGTGCTCGACCTCGACGACGTCAACCTCGTCGACGTGGCCCACCGGGTGGTGGACAGCACCCGGCCGCTGGCCGAGCAGCACGACGTGCGCCTGCGGGTCCTCGCCCCCGACCACCCGTGCCTGGCCGAGGCCGACGTGCGCCGGGTCGAGCGGGTGGTGCGCAACCTGGTCACCAACGCGATCGACCACGCCCACGTCGGCGGGGTCGACCGCCGCGTCGGGACCGCCGACGTCGTCATCCACGTCGCCGGTGACGAGCAGGCCGCGGCCATCGCGGTGCGCGACTACGGCGTCGGGCTGGCGCCGGGGGAGTCGGCCATGGTCTTCAACCGGTTCTGGCGGGCCGACCCGGCCCGGGCGCGGACCTCCGGCGGCACCGGGCTCGGCCTGTCGATCTCGATGGAGGACACCCACCTGCACGGCGGGTGGCTGCAGGCGTGGGGGCGGCCGGGCGAGGGCTCGCAGTTCCGGCTCACGCTGCCGCGGCACGTGCGCCACCCGTTGCGGCAGAGCCCCCTGCCGCTGGTGCCCGAGGACGCTCCGGAGCCGGTCCGGTGA
- a CDS encoding LpqB family beta-propeller domain-containing protein: protein MSVDGQPVKLGDGDDDFEVSYGSSFAPYVGDASPVLYGLREGRLVAGSPRSLDEVGGPFGQADYQLRSVALDMRADQAAGVTASGSELLVGSVDDPDGTPAPILTAASDLLTPAYDVRDRLWTVDRRKEGAVVQYVRGTTVREVDVAGVTGQYVKDFTVSRDGSRLVAVVRGDGPDDSIVVSRIISAGDDQVTRVDAARDITPPETEGRIRSLAWRTPTSVVYSQPVSRSFVYVRSASVDGASLGVDGVLKSITEAVTDLVGSPTPDQPIYAFAPGVLKDLTGDRDLRIPVDDTVTDLTYVG from the coding sequence GTGAGCGTCGACGGGCAGCCGGTGAAGCTCGGGGACGGCGACGACGACTTCGAGGTCTCCTACGGCAGCTCCTTCGCGCCGTACGTCGGCGACGCGAGCCCCGTCCTCTACGGCCTGCGCGAGGGCCGGCTCGTCGCCGGCAGCCCGCGGAGCCTCGACGAGGTCGGCGGGCCGTTCGGCCAGGCCGACTACCAGCTGCGGTCGGTGGCCCTGGACATGCGCGCCGACCAGGCCGCCGGCGTCACCGCCTCGGGCTCCGAGCTGCTGGTCGGCTCCGTCGACGACCCCGACGGCACCCCGGCGCCGATCCTCACGGCGGCGAGCGACCTGCTCACGCCGGCGTACGACGTGCGCGACCGGCTGTGGACCGTCGATCGGCGCAAGGAGGGGGCCGTCGTGCAGTACGTCCGCGGGACCACCGTCCGCGAGGTCGACGTCGCGGGCGTCACCGGGCAGTACGTCAAGGACTTCACCGTCTCGCGCGACGGCTCGCGGCTCGTCGCCGTCGTGCGCGGTGACGGACCGGACGACAGCATCGTGGTCAGCCGGATCATCAGCGCCGGCGACGACCAGGTGACGCGCGTCGACGCCGCCCGCGACATCACCCCGCCCGAGACCGAGGGCCGGATCCGCAGCCTGGCCTGGCGCACGCCGACCAGCGTCGTCTACTCCCAGCCCGTGAGCCGGAGCTTCGTCTACGTGCGCAGCGCCTCGGTGGACGGCGCCTCCTTGGGCGTCGACGGCGTCTTGAAGTCCATCACCGAGGCCGTCACCGACCTGGTCGGCTCGCCGACCCCCGACCAGCCGATCTACGCCTTCGCCCCCGGCGTCCTCAAGGACCTCACCGGCGACCGCGACCTGCGGATCCCCGTCGACGACACGGTCACCGACCTCACCTACGTGGGCTGA
- the hpf gene encoding ribosome hibernation-promoting factor, HPF/YfiA family produces the protein MDVVVTGRHCEITDRYRSHVEEKLARLEKHDHRIMRVSVEVDCEANPRQRDRAVRLELTAFSKGPVIRAEACAVDKMAALDMALDKMASQMRRAADRRRVHHGRRAPVSVGQALANADELVEDVVDDGQVAERQVGPIAVTGDGPLVVREKTHPASPMTLDQALYEMELVGHDFYLFVDKESDRPSVVYRRRGYDYGVISLDVD, from the coding sequence ATGGATGTAGTGGTCACCGGCCGACACTGCGAGATCACCGACAGGTACCGCAGCCACGTCGAGGAGAAGCTGGCCCGGCTCGAGAAGCACGATCACCGGATCATGCGGGTGAGCGTCGAGGTGGACTGCGAGGCCAACCCGCGCCAGCGTGACCGCGCCGTACGTCTGGAGCTCACGGCGTTCTCCAAGGGCCCGGTGATCCGCGCCGAGGCGTGCGCGGTCGACAAGATGGCCGCGCTGGACATGGCCCTGGACAAGATGGCGTCGCAGATGCGGCGGGCGGCCGACCGCCGCCGCGTCCACCACGGGCGCCGGGCGCCGGTCTCGGTGGGCCAGGCCCTGGCGAACGCCGACGAGCTCGTCGAGGACGTCGTCGACGACGGCCAGGTCGCCGAGCGCCAGGTGGGCCCGATCGCGGTCACCGGCGACGGTCCGCTGGTGGTGCGCGAGAAGACCCACCCCGCCAGCCCGATGACGCTGGACCAGGCGCTGTACGAGATGGAGCTGGTCGGGCACGACTTCTACCTGTTCGTCGACAAGGAGAGCGACCGCCCGTCGGTGGTCTACCGCCGCCGCGGCTACGACTACGGCGTGATCTCGCTCGACGTCGACTAG